The following nucleotide sequence is from Cryptococcus neoformans var. grubii H99 chromosome 5, complete sequence.
GAGGGTGCGCATAGCGAGCTGGGCGGCATCGTACGCGGCCTTGATGACGTCGGCGGCGAGGCCGTCGGTCTTGGCGGAGAGGTGGATGGTCTCGGCGTGGGTGACGGGGTAGCCGTCGAGGTGGATACCGAGCATGACCTTGACGACGTCGCCATCCTTGAGCTCGATCTCGGGGTCGGAGGGGAGGGGAGAGACGTGGGAGACGACATTGTTGAcagagatggaggtgggGAAGGCGGAGCCTGCAGGGGAGTGAGGGGtggattgaagaagaagcggctGATGGACTCACCCTTGCCGACCTTGACGCCGTTCTTGGGCTTGTTCCACAGAGGAGCGACGGCCTCGGCAACGAGCTTGTCGCCCCTGTTCCGTCGTCAGCGCGGCTTTGTTTGGCGACAAAAAGGACATACTCGATACAGAGGTCGAGGACCTTTTTGCCGGGGGTGATCTGGGGGACGAGCTTCTTGAGGACGTGGCCGAGCGCCTGGCCGGCCGAGGTGTACTTTGTGAGACTGCGGGGGTCAgcgggggggggggggggacacagggggagggggagacACACGCGTCGTCGGAGAGGCCCTTCTGGACTTCCTTGTCGGTCTGCGCCTCCTGCGCGGGCTTCTTGAGGTCGACGGCGGGGGCGGACATGGTTTATGTGGAAGGGGGGGAGCTGCAGTGGCTTTGCGCGAAAAGTATATACGTTGTAGTATAGTAACACCCCAAACTGCAAAACGTGATGTCACAATTACCATCCACCCGTACCGCCGACTAATCCCGCGTACGTGGCACATCCGCACCGTTACATAAACCCTACACAAACCTCCCCACCGCCGCGCCGCCCGCCCTGCCGTTGTCCCACACCAGCTTTCCCCCCACGTACGTCTTCTCCACCAGCCCCCTCAGCCGCTTGCCGATGTATGGCGATACCTTGTTCTTGAACCGTAATGTCTCCTGTGCAGCGTCAGCCGTCGTGCTTAAGAACAAGTCGTGCTTAAGAATAAAGACACCGCCCGACTTACAAGTGTAACCTCAAACTCGGCATTCGGGTCAAACACGACAAAATCCGCCGCTGCCCCCTGTTGTAtcacacccttcttcccttgtAGACCCACTTGCCTCGCTTGCACCGGCCCCATCCACTCTACGATCCGCCCCAACTCCACTCTCCCGCCCGCCCCCAACTCCGTCCAGAGCAGCGAGAGACCCAGCCCGAGACCGGATACGCCCCCCCACGCAGACATGAAATCCCCCCTTTTCAGTTCCGGCACACACGGCGAATGATCCGATACGACGTATTGGATCGTTCCGTCCAACAACGCATCCACTAATTTCAGGCGGTTCGATTCGTCCCGGATAGGCGGGCAGCACTTGAATTGCGTAGCGTTTGGCGGAATGTCCGTGTCGCGAAGACAGAGGTAGTGGAAACACGTCTCGACTGTCAGGTTCTTTAATGGTGATGAGACGCTTGACGGTTCCCCGTTTAATGCCTTTTCGGCGTCGTCGCCCGACAACGCGTCGTCACCCGAAAAGGCAGATTGCAGTAGAGGCACGGCATCGGAAGCGGACAGGTGGACGATATGGAACCGCAAGTCGGGGTACGACCTCGCGATGCGCAGGATGAGTTGGAGAGCAGAGATTTCCCATTGTTGAGGTCGGGATTCGAGGAATGTAGAGTATTCTGATGGGTCAGTGGTGTTGTGTGGGTCAGCGTGGGCGTGCGCGTGCGCCTGCGCGTCGAGTTCGGCGTGGAACATGATCAGGGCGTTGGTACCCTAAACACAATAGGGTTAGTACTTTTGAGAGCGAAAAAAACATCTCGACACACTTTCAACGCGTCACACGCTTTGATAATATCTTGTTCCCCAACACATGGAAACTCCTACAAGCCCACACATTATTCTCagtcttttcatctctaCAACGGAAAACTCACGTCGACACCGGATTCGATCAAGAAACATTTAAACCCCTTCACACCCGCCTCCCAAAGCCCCCgcaactcttcctcattcccCGGCACGAGCCCACCCCAAAACCCCAAATCGCAGCTCACCCCGACCTCTTTGGCGCACGCCCTTTTCGTAGCGAGCCCGGAGAGGGTGGTGGTAGGTGGGATAGAGTTGAGAGGCATGTCGATCAGGGTGGTGATACCGCCCGATATGGCGGCGAGTGTGCCGGTACGGAAACCTTCCCAGGCGGTACGACCCGGTTGGTTCAGGTGGACGTGGGTGCTTAAAGATAAGTTTAAGTGTGCGCGCTGGGGCGGTGGGTAGGAGATAAAAATGGGACATACTCGATAAGACCGGGAAGCAAGATTTTCCCTTGTTCAATCTCCCATACATTGGCGTTTTCATCGAGTTTGTGAATACCAGGAGTGACGGAAGTGATCATCCCGGAATCGGTATCGAATATGATAGTGGCGGGTTGAGGGCGGAGGTCGCCAGGGAGGATGGCTTGCGGTGCGAGGATGGTTTGTGAGGGCATTGTTTGTAtgcagaaaaaaaaggttgGATGTGTAGATGTAGAGTAAAAAATAGAAAATGGAAAATGGAAAAACGTGAAATAAATCCAAAATCACGAAAACGCGATAAGAAATCTGCCCGCCCCGAACATAACGGATCAATCTCGGCCCGAGATAACCACGAGTTGTTGGCGAGTTTCTTAATTACCCCCGACATTCCTTGCATATTTTTCACTGGCTGCATCTCTTTCTGCatacatacacaacaaCCATATGCAGCAACATTCTAtacaacaacaacgccCTGCagcatgatgatgataaatCTCATAAAACAACACTCTCCACATgttcccattcttccaccTTGCCTACACACCTTACAATCCCCAACTCTTTGATCGTCACCGTCGCCCCGCCCGAGCCCAAGGATGGGTCGTCGCTGTTCGCGATCGCGGCGATTTCGGCCCGTTTAGTTGGCGTACAGTCGCCGTAGAAGAGTGAGAGGTGGGGGAAATAGTCGTCTCGCTTCTGAGAGTGGGAGTCAGAGTCAGACGGGGATGGCGTAAAGGCAGCAACAGTTTGTTCGCGGAGTGATAAAAGCTTGGTACTAGGTTTAACTGGCGCAAGGACGGATTGGAAATACGATCTCCCGCTCTGTGCTGGCAAGAGTCCCAACACGAAATCTTCCAACCCCTTGCAACTCTCCAACTCTGAAGCGCTTGCTCCCGCCCCCCGCGTCCCCATCGTATCAGATCGCTCAGGTCCAGAGGACGATACCTGCGCGGCGACCCTCGCCACCACTTGTCTTAGGGTGTTGCTAATCTCCCCGATCGGCGTGTCGAGAGGGATAAAGGCGAATAACGTAATGTGCGGCTCGaatgaagggaaaggggaagattTCCTTGTCccctcgtcgtcgtcggtATCGGCGAGTTTGGAGAGGCGGTTGATTAGGTGTTGGTAGTGGGTTTTCTCGTTGGCAGAAGGGATGAGCCAGATGGCGTAGCCTTTATTCATTGTGCGTTGAGCGTTGAGCGTGATGTACGATGCGTgggatggatgggaaaaatgaaaagaaTGCACGGGTTGGTACAGCATATATGAGATATAGGGAGCTCTTTGAGAGACTTACCGGATGAGGAGCTGCTCTGTTTGGGCTTGGTGTCTGACATGGTTGGATAGCTTTCTGTATAGGTATACATCATCTAGGATAAGCATGGGAAGGTGCTTGGACCATGGTGTGATTTGATGCCgctgcctccacctccacctccacctccacttgCCTCTCTGCCCATGACGCATGGTATTATATAATACGATGATGTATACCCGTACAATAACGGTACCAATACATATATAAAATACCCATCCTATCACACCATTTCTCCCCTATattcatcatccttgatTCTCAACTCTTATTCTAGAGACGCACTCACGATGGCACTCACGTTCACAAtctttggaggaggtggaaaagTCGCAAAGCATTTTACAAAACTCGCCATCACCGCAGGCCATCAAGTCCATTCTGTCATTAAAGACGATGGCCATGCATCTGAACTCCATTCTCTCGGGGCTACCACCCacatcctccctctccacACCGCCACCCCGTCCACCatatcttctcttttccaccAGACTAAACCCGATGTAGTTCTCTTCTCAGCTGGGGCCGGCGGGAAACCACCAGGTGCGGATGAGATTGATCATAAAGGGG
It contains:
- a CDS encoding allantoinase, which gives rise to MPSQTILAPQAILPGDLRPQPATIIFDTDSGMITSVTPGIHKLDENANVWEIEQGKILLPGLIDTHVHLNQPGRTAWEGFRTGTLAAISGGITTLIDMPLNSIPPTTTLSGLATKRACAKEVGVSCDLGFWGGLVPGNEEELRGLWEAGVKGFKCFLIESGVDEFPCVGEQDIIKACDALKGTNALIMFHAELDAQAHAHAHADPHNTTDPSEYSTFLESRPQQWEISALQLILRIARSYPDLRFHIVHLSASDAVPLLQSAFSGDDALSGDDAEKALNGEPSSVSSPLKNLTVETCFHYLCLRDTDIPPNATQFKCCPPIRDESNRLKLVDALLDGTIQYVVSDHSPCVPELKRGDFMSAWGGVSGLGLGLSLLWTELGAGGRVELGRIVEWMGPVQARQVGLQGKKGVIQQGAAADFVVFDPNAEFEVTLETLRFKNKVSPYIGKRLRGLVEKTYVGGKLVWDNGRAGGAAVGRFV